The following is a genomic window from Blattabacterium cuenoti.
CAATCTTCGCTAACTACTTTTTCAGAAATTAATACAGCATCTTCAAAATTATATCCATTACAAGGAATAAATGCTGCTCTTAAATTTCTACCTAAAGCTAATTCTCCATTTTCTGTAGCATATCCTTCACATAAAATTTGCCCTTTTTTAACTATCATTCCTTTTCTAACAATAGGTTTTAAATTAATACAAGTATTTTGATTTGTTTTTCTAAACTTAACTAAATTATACGTTTTAATTTTGGAGTCAAAACTAACTAAATTTTCTATTTTAAGTCGTTTTTGAGAAATAATAATTTTTTTTGCATCTACATAATCTACATGTCCATCATATTTGGCATGAATTAAAATTCTTGAATCTTTAGCTACTTGTTTTTCTAAACCCGTTCCTACAATAGGAGTTTCTGGTTTTAATAATGGAACAGCTTGTCTCATCATATTAGATCCCATAAGTGCTCTATTAGCATCATCATGTTCTAAAAAAGGAATTAAAGAAGCAGATATAGAAGCAATTTGATTAGGTGTTAAATCGATATAATTCACTTCATTAGGAGTTACTATCGGAAAATCCCCATCTTTTCTAGCAATGATTCTATTAGATAAAAAATTTCCATATTGATCTATAGCATTTGCTTGAGCTATAATTTTTCCTTCTTCTTCTTCAGCACTAAAATATTGTATTGATTTCATATTGACTTTTCCATGATTTCCTAATCGATAAGGAGTTTCAACAAATCCCATTGGATTTATTTTTGCAAAAACAGCCAGAGAAGATATCAATCCAATATTTGGGCCTTCTGGAGTTTCTATTGGACATAATCTTCCATAATGAGAATAATTAACATCTCTAACTTCAAATCCAGCTCTTTCTCTAGATAATCCACCAGGACCTAATGCTGATAATCTTCGTTTATGAGTAATTTCAGACAATGGATTAGTTTGATCCATAAATTGAGATAATTGGTTTGTCCCAAAAAAAGTATTAATTACAGAAGATAATGTTTTAGAATTAATCAAATCTACAGGCATAAACACTTCATTATCACGCACATTCATTCTTTCTCTAATTGTTCTAGCCATTCTAGATAATCCAATACTAAACTGTGTTAATAATTGTTCTCCTACAGTTCGAACACGTCTATTAGATAAATGATCTATATCATCTACCTCTCTTTTTGAATTTGATAAAGCATTTAAATGTTCAACAATAGCAATAATATCTTCTTTAGTTAAAACTAAAGACGATTGATTAATATTTAATCCCAGACGTTTATTTAAACGATATCTGCCAACTGGTCCTAAACTATATCTAGTATCAGAAAAAAATAATTTATCTATAACTCCTCTAGCCGTTTCTTCATCTGGCGGATCAGAATTTCTTAACTGTCTATAAATATATTCTACAGCTTCTTTTTCAGAATTAGTAGGATCTTTTTGTAAAGTATTATAAATAATAGAATAATCTTTATTTTTTCCATATTTTTTATGTACTAAAATAGTTTTTATATCATGTTCATAAATAATATTTATTTGTTCTTTTTCTATAAGAATATCTCTTTCAATTAAAATTTCATTTTTTTCCAACGAAATTACTTCTCCAGTTTCTTCATCTACAAAATCTTCATGCCAAATATTAAGCACTCTAGCAGCTAATACTTTACCTATTAAATTATTTATATTAATTTTTTCTATGATTATTTCTTCTGCTAAATTAAATATTTCTAATATATCTTTATCTCTTTCATAACCAATAGATCTAAGCAAAGTAGTCATTGGTAATTTTTTCTTTCTATCAATATATGCATACATGACATTATTAATGTCTGTAGCAAATTCAATCCAAGAACCTTTAAATGGAATAATTCGAGCTGAATATAATTTAGTTCCATTAGAATGATGAGATTGACTAAAAAATACTCCAGGAGAACGATGAAGTTGAGAAACAATAACACGTTCAGACCCATTAAAAATAAATGAACCTGATGGTGTCATATATGGATATGTTCCAAGATAGACCTCTTGATATACAGTTTCAAAATCTTCGTGTTCAGGATCTGTACAATATAATTTTAATTTTGCTCTTAAAGGAATACTATATGTTAATCCTCTTTCCAGACATTCTTCTATTGAATATCTAGGAGAATCTATAGTATAACCTTTGAATTCTAAAACAAAAGAATTTCTAGCATCTGAAATTGGAAAAATTTCATTAAATGCTTTAAACAAACCTTCATTTTTTCTATTCTCTGGTTTTGTATCAATTTGAAAAAATTCTTTGAATGATTGTATTTGAATATCCAAAAAATCAGGATAATCTACATTTCTTTCGACTGAAGCAAAAGAAATTCTATCTGAATTTTTCTTTGTATTCACCTGTATTAACAGTAATTTAAATTTCTAATAAAAATATTTTGCACATTTGAATTTATCTTAATTCAATATTTGATCCTATATCTTCAAATTTTTTTTTGATTATTTCTGCTTCTTTTTTATCTACAGATTTTTTAATTATTTGTGGAATATTATCTACTATTTCTTTAGATTCTTTTAATCCTTTACCAGTGATTTCTTTTACTAATTTTACTAAAGATAATTTAGAATTACCTAAAGATTTTAAAACTAAATCAAAAACATTTTTTTCTTCTTGGTTAGTAGAAATATTATTTCCTATTTTGTCAGCATTTATAGTAGAAGCATTGTTTAATGATGAAGTAATAGTAGTAGGTTCAATGCCATAATCTGTTTTTAACAATTTTGCTAATTCATTAATTTCTTTTACAGTCAAATTAACTAATTGTTCTGCTAATTTTTTTATCATCTTATTATTCAATTTATCTTTATCTTAATCTTATTCAATTTGTCAGTTTTTTTAATGAATCAAAAATTTTAAATAATTGATCTTTACCTAAAGATAACAAAATCTGTTTTATTGGATATTGAATCGAATGAATAAGATCTAAAATTAAATCTTTTTTGGATTTTAAATTAATTAATATATCTAAATCTTTATTTCCAAAATAAAAAGATTCCTCTATATATGCCCCTTTTAAAGAAGGTTTTTCTAAATTTTCATCAATATGAAATTTTTTTATAATTTTAGATGGTATATTTCCTGAATTAGAACATAAAATAGATGTATTTCCTTTTAATAATGGAGACAATGGTAAAAATTTGTTATTTTTTTTAAAAGCTTGTTCTAAAAGAGTATTTTTAACTACTATCATTTTTACATTAATGGTGGTATAAAATTGTTTTCTTAAATTACAAATTTGATTAGAATTTAATCCTGATATATCCATTATATAAATGGAATTATTATTATGTAATAATGAATATAAATTTAAAATATATTTTATTTTTTGTTCCTTTTTCATTATTTTTATTTAAATGCTAAACTTTTTAAAGTTATTAAAATACTATTACTCATAGTAGATGATATATATATTTTATGAATTCCATCAAATGCACTTAGACTCTCTTTACTATTATAAATTATTTGTTTAAATAGTGCATTGGCATTATCTAATAAATAATTGGAAGAAAAAGAAATTTTTCCAATAGAAGAATGTATAATTCCATAATGATCCGATTTAAATGATCTTTTTCCAGATTTAATTTCTTGTATAGCTTTACATGGATCATTAGTTACAGTCTCTAATTTAGGATTTGGCATTAAACCTTTTGGGCCTAATATTTTTCCTATATCTAATAATTTATGCATAATAGATGGAATAGCTATAATAATATCTACATTGGTCCAACCAGATTTAAGTTTATTAATATAATCTAATCCAACATAATCTGCACCAGATTCTTTAACTTTTAGTTCTTGTTCTTTAGGAACTAATGCTAAAATCCTAATATGTTTTCCTAATCCATGTGGAAATTTAATAATACCTTTTAAAATTTGATTTTTATAACGTTTATTGATCTTTAAACGAATAGCAAGATCTATAGAAGAATCAAATTTAACAAAAGTAATTTTTTTAATCATAGATATTCCTTCTTCTAAAGAATATTCTTTTTTTTCTATTTTATTTAAAAATTTTTTTTTATTTTTTGTTAATTTTTTTTTTGTCATTATTATTTTTATTCACATAATATCAATACCCATAGATTTTGCAGTTCCAATAATCATAGAAATAGCAGATTTAATAGAATAACAATTCATATCTTTTATTTTATTATTAGCAATAATTTTAATTTTATCCATACTTATTGTCCCTATTTTATCACGATTTGATTCTTTTGATCCTTTTTTTTTATCTATTAAATTAAGTAATTGAATAGATACTGGAGGTTGTTTAATTATAAAAGAAAAAGATTTATCTTGATAAAGACTAATAATAACTGGGCATAATTCACCTTTCCATTCTTTAGTTTTATTATTATATTGTTTACAAAATTCCATAATATTTACTCCTGAACTACCTAAAATAGGACCAATAGGAGGTGATGGATTAGCTTGACCTCCGTATATTTTTTGAATTTTTATTTTTTTTATCAAATGTTTATGATTTATCATAAAATTTTTTCTATTTGTGTAAAATTTAATTCTAATGGAGTTTTTCTACCAAAAATAAGAACAGATAATTCTAATTTTCTTTTTTCTTGATTTATTTTTTCAATAGTTCCATTAAATCCATTAAAAGGCCCATCTATTACTTTAATAGTTTCTCCAACTAAAAAAGGTAAATTAATATTTACATAATGTTGAGATAACTTGTCCATATTTTCATTGCCTCCTAACCCTAACATTTTATCAACTTCTTCTTTTCTCATAGGAACGGCATCCCCTCCTTTTTTATCACTTAAAAAATTAATTACTCCAGGGACATTTTTGATAGCATGAACAGCTTTTAATTCAAGAAATGCTTCTATCATAACATATCCTGGATAATGAACTTTTTCTCTATGAATTTTTTTTCCTTTTCTCATATGAATCACTTTTTCAATAGGCACTAATACTTTTCCTATGTGTTCTTGAAATCCATTATTTTTTATTTCATGTTCTATATATGATTTAACTTTATTTTCTTGTCCACTAATAGTTTTTAAAACATACCATTTTCTTTTTAAATTTCCCATGTTAATTTTTTTTTTAATTTTAAAAAGAAAAAATTTTTTTTATAAAAAAAATGAAAATTTGATCTACTCCATATAAAAATATGGAGAATAATATTGACATAAAAAATACTACAAAGGTAGTTTGTTTTAAAGTTTTCCAATCAGTCCATGTTATATGATGAAATAATTCATTATATATTTCTATAAAATAAGAAGTTTTTTTCACAAAAAAATAATATTTATTTTTTTGCACGGATGGTAAGAATCGAACTTACGACCTTCGGTTTTGGAGACCGATGCTCTACCTATCTAAGCTACATCCGTGTAAATGTTTATTTATATTTAATTTACTAATTAATAATTGATACAACTTGTCCTGCTCCAACTGTTTTTCCTCCTTCTCTAATAGCAAAACGTAAATTTTTACTTAACGCAATTGGTTGATTTAAAGTAACTTCCATTGATATATTATCTCCTGGCATTACCATTTCCACTCCATCTGCTAACTGAATTTCACCAGTAACATCTGTAGTACGTAAATAAAATTGTGGTCTATATTTATTATGAAATGATGTATGTCTTCCACCTTCTTCTTTTGTTAAAATATATACTTTTGCTTTAAATTTTTTATAAGGATTAACTGTCCCAGGCGATGAAATTACCATTCCACGTCTAATATCTTTTTTTTCTATACCACGTAATAATAATCCCACATTATCTCCAGCTTGTCCATTATCTAAAATTTTTCTAAACATTTCTACTCCAGTTACTGTAGATGTTAATTTTTTTTCTCCAAGCCCAATAATTTCTACTATATCTCCAGTATTAATTATTCCACTTTCTATTCTACCAGTAGCAACTGTACCTCTTCCTGTAATTGTAAATACATCTTCTACAGGCATTAAAAATGATTTATCTATTTCACGAATAGGATTTGGAATATATTCATCTAATACATTCATCAAATCTTTTATTTTTTCAATCCATTTTTTATCTCCATTTAATGCACCAAGTGCAGATCCTTGTACAATAGGAATATTTTCTCCATCGTATTCATACTTGGATAATAATTCTCTGATTTCCATTTCTACTAGTTCTAATAATTCAGGATCTTCTACTTGATCTACTTTATTTATAAAAACAACAATTTTAGGGACTCCTACTTGACGTGCTAATAAAATATGTTCTCTAGTTTGTGGCATCGGACCATCTGTCGCTGCAACAACTAAAATAGCTCCATCCATTTGAGCTGCCCCTGTGATCATATTTTTAATATAATCTGCATGTCCAGGACAATCAACATGTGCATAATGACGTTTAATAGTTTCATATTCTACATGAGAAGTATTTATAGTAATTCCTCTTTCTTTTTCTTCAGGTGCATTATCAATTGCATCAAAACTCTTTTCTTCAGCTAATCCAATTTCTGATAAAACTTTGGTTATAGCAGCTGTTAACGTAGTTTTTCCATGATCTACATGACCAGTAGTTCCTATATTTAAATGTGGTTTATCTCTTTTAAATTTTTTTTTTACCATGATCAATTAATTAAAAAACAAGCCAATGGCGGGATTTGAACCCGTGACCTCTTCCTTACCAAGGAAGTGCTCTTCCACTGAGCTACATTGGCCATAATAAAATCAAGAGCGGAAGACGGGATTCGAACCCGCGACTTTCAACTTGGAAGGCTGATGCTCTTGCCAACTGAGCTACTTCCGCATTTTTTAACAAATGGGGAGAGCAGGATTCGAACCTGCGAAGGCAATGCCAACAGATTTACAGTCTGTCCTCGTTAACCAAACTTGAGTATCTCCCCTACATACACTACAGCATATTTACTATTTAGTCTTTTTTAAAAAGCCGGTAGAGGGATTCGAACCCACGCCCCCGAGATTACAAATCACGTGCTCTGACCAACTGAGCTACACCGGCTTGTTTAATGGATTACTAATAAAAAATCATGTAATCACAAATCTATAGAGATTTTTATAAATCTCAAAAAAATAATAATTTTTTAAAAAAACTTTATTTTTTTAATTTTATTTTTGAAAAAAAATAATAAAATTATTCCTAATGTTATTAATATATCAGCAAAATTAAAAATAAATTGAAAAAATTTTATTTTATATCCTCCAATAATAGGAATATTATAAGGTATATATGTATCAATTATAGGTAAATAAAACATATCTACTACACAACCATTCATGAATGAAGCATATCCTCCTTTTTGATTGAAACAAATAAAATTATTAAAATTAGAAATTTCTGAATATGAAACCCATTTGTGAATTGTGTGATTATAAATAGTTCCAGTATTAAATAATAGTCCATATAAAGCACTATCAAAAAAATTTCCAATAGAACCTGAACATATTAAAACTAAAGGAAAAATTAAATAATTTGAATATTTATTATATTTATATTTTTTATAAAATATTATAATAAAAGATAAAATTATTATAATAAATATTAAACGAAGTATACTTAAATATAATTTTCCACTATATCCAGGTAAAAGATAATATCCATAAGCCATTCCAGGATTTTCTACAAAAAAAATCCAAAAAAAAGAAAAAATATAAATACCAGAGCCAGGAATGAAATGAGTTTTAACATAAATTTTTATAAATTGATCTATTAAAATAGATAAAATACTAATACTACAAAGAATCTTTTTCACAATTTAAATTTTTTTAATTATTATATATATTAATTCTTTACCAAGAATTATTTTTTCTCCTATTTGTTTTACATTATTTTTATTATATTCTTTTATTAATAAATTATTTGATAAAGTTTCTTTACATATATAATTTTTATATTTATTAATAATAAATATTAATTTTTTATTATTTATATAAATTATTATTAATATTTTCTCAGTGACTATACAATTATTAATTTTTCTTAATTTTTGAATATTTCTTATTAAATCTCTGATTATGCCTTCTTCTAAAAGAGAATTGGAAATATTTAAATCTAATGCTACAGTCACATCTTCATTAGATAAAATATCCCAATATTTTACACATTTATTAATGATTTTAACATCTTTAATAGATAACAAAATATTTTGTCCTTTTAAATAAATAGTATATTGTTGATTTTTTTCAAAGTCTTCAATGTCTTTGGTATTTAATTTTTTAATAATATTAGCTATTTTTTGAGTTAAATTTCCAAATTTAGGTCCTAATAAATTATAAGCAGGTTCAATTGTTTTCTTTATTATATTTGAATATTTATTATAAATATTATCAACTATTTCAACATCTTTTATATTAATTTCCATTTTAAAAATATTTGCATATTTTGTAAAATGAATTTTATTTTTTTTGTCTTTAATTCCAATAATAATACGTTGTAATGGCTGCCTGATTTTAATGTTATTTTTTTTTCTGAGTGAAAACACTAAATTAGTAATCCTTTGAATTAAAATCATTTTTTTTTCTAATTGATTATTTATTAAATGATAATTATACGTTGGAAACTTACTAAGATGAACACTTTTAAAATTATCTTGTTTTGTAATAGAATTAAGATCTAAAAATATTCTTTCAGCAAAAAAAGGTATAATAGGGGAGCTTAATTTAGCAACAGTAATTAAACTATTATAAAGAATTTTATATGCTGTTACTTTAGTTTCTGTATAATTTTC
Proteins encoded in this region:
- the rpoB gene encoding DNA-directed RNA polymerase subunit beta, whose amino-acid sequence is MNTKKNSDRISFASVERNVDYPDFLDIQIQSFKEFFQIDTKPENRKNEGLFKAFNEIFPISDARNSFVLEFKGYTIDSPRYSIEECLERGLTYSIPLRAKLKLYCTDPEHEDFETVYQEVYLGTYPYMTPSGSFIFNGSERVIVSQLHRSPGVFFSQSHHSNGTKLYSARIIPFKGSWIEFATDINNVMYAYIDRKKKLPMTTLLRSIGYERDKDILEIFNLAEEIIIEKININNLIGKVLAARVLNIWHEDFVDEETGEVISLEKNEILIERDILIEKEQINIIYEHDIKTILVHKKYGKNKDYSIIYNTLQKDPTNSEKEAVEYIYRQLRNSDPPDEETARGVIDKLFFSDTRYSLGPVGRYRLNKRLGLNINQSSLVLTKEDIIAIVEHLNALSNSKREVDDIDHLSNRRVRTVGEQLLTQFSIGLSRMARTIRERMNVRDNEVFMPVDLINSKTLSSVINTFFGTNQLSQFMDQTNPLSEITHKRRLSALGPGGLSRERAGFEVRDVNYSHYGRLCPIETPEGPNIGLISSLAVFAKINPMGFVETPYRLGNHGKVNMKSIQYFSAEEEEGKIIAQANAIDQYGNFLSNRIIARKDGDFPIVTPNEVNYIDLTPNQIASISASLIPFLEHDDANRALMGSNMMRQAVPLLKPETPIVGTGLEKQVAKDSRILIHAKYDGHVDYVDAKKIIISQKRLKIENLVSFDSKIKTYNLVKFRKTNQNTCINLKPIVRKGMIVKKGQILCEGYATENGELALGRNLRAAFIPCNGYNFEDAVLISEKVVSEDWFTSIHIDEYSLDVRDTKLGMEELTNDIPNVSEEATKNLDENGIIRIGAEVNPGDILIGKITPKGESDPTPEEKLLRAIFGDKAGNVKDASLRAEPSLFGVVIDTKLFTRSIKDKKSRIQDKIKIDKIEKEYNKELIELKNKLLKKLFSILNGKISKKIYYYENNKEIIKSGTIFTMKLLNSIQDYLIVNHYDWTNDITINNLISEIFHNYEIAIKNAYNIFQHKKISISVGDELPSGIIKMAKVYIAKKRKLKIGDKMAGRHGNKGVVARILREEDMPFLEDGTPVDIVLNPLGVPSRMNIGQIYETVLGLAGYKLNVKFSTPIFDGATIDNITEYTNKANIPKFGTTYLFDGGTGERFDQPATVGVIYMLKLGHMVDDKMHARSIGPYSLITQQPLGGKSQFGGQRFGEMEVWALEAFGASNILREMLTVKSDDVVGRAKTYEAIVKGDPMPDPNNPESFNVLCYELKGLGLDIHLEE
- the rplL gene encoding 50S ribosomal protein L7/L12 produces the protein MIKKLAEQLVNLTVKEINELAKLLKTDYGIEPTTITSSLNNASTINADKIGNNISTNQEEKNVFDLVLKSLGNSKLSLVKLVKEITGKGLKESKEIVDNIPQIIKKSVDKKEAEIIKKKFEDIGSNIELR
- the rplJ gene encoding 50S ribosomal protein L10; the protein is MKKEQKIKYILNLYSLLHNNNSIYIMDISGLNSNQICNLRKQFYTTINVKMIVVKNTLLEQAFKKNNKFLPLSPLLKGNTSILCSNSGNIPSKIIKKFHIDENLEKPSLKGAYIEESFYFGNKDLDILINLKSKKDLILDLIHSIQYPIKQILLSLGKDQLFKIFDSLKKLTN
- the rplA gene encoding 50S ribosomal protein L1, with translation MTKKKLTKNKKKFLNKIEKKEYSLEEGISMIKKITFVKFDSSIDLAIRLKINKRYKNQILKGIIKFPHGLGKHIRILALVPKEQELKVKESGADYVGLDYINKLKSGWTNVDIIIAIPSIMHKLLDIGKILGPKGLMPNPKLETVTNDPCKAIQEIKSGKRSFKSDHYGIIHSSIGKISFSSNYLLDNANALFKQIIYNSKESLSAFDGIHKIYISSTMSNSILITLKSLAFK
- the rplK gene encoding 50S ribosomal protein L11, which encodes MINHKHLIKKIKIQKIYGGQANPSPPIGPILGSSGVNIMEFCKQYNNKTKEWKGELCPVIISLYQDKSFSFIIKQPPVSIQLLNLIDKKKGSKESNRDKIGTISMDKIKIIANNKIKDMNCYSIKSAISMIIGTAKSMGIDIM
- the nusG gene encoding transcription termination/antitermination protein NusG, producing the protein MGNLKRKWYVLKTISGQENKVKSYIEHEIKNNGFQEHIGKVLVPIEKVIHMRKGKKIHREKVHYPGYVMIEAFLELKAVHAIKNVPGVINFLSDKKGGDAVPMRKEEVDKMLGLGGNENMDKLSQHYVNINLPFLVGETIKVIDGPFNGFNGTIEKINQEKRKLELSVLIFGRKTPLELNFTQIEKIL
- the secE gene encoding preprotein translocase subunit SecE, producing the protein MKKTSYFIEIYNELFHHITWTDWKTLKQTTFVVFFMSILFSIFLYGVDQIFIFFIKKIFSF
- the tuf gene encoding elongation factor Tu — its product is MVKKKFKRDKPHLNIGTTGHVDHGKTTLTAAITKVLSEIGLAEEKSFDAIDNAPEEKERGITINTSHVEYETIKRHYAHVDCPGHADYIKNMITGAAQMDGAILVVAATDGPMPQTREHILLARQVGVPKIVVFINKVDQVEDPELLELVEMEIRELLSKYEYDGENIPIVQGSALGALNGDKKWIEKIKDLMNVLDEYIPNPIREIDKSFLMPVEDVFTITGRGTVATGRIESGIINTGDIVEIIGLGEKKLTSTVTGVEMFRKILDNGQAGDNVGLLLRGIEKKDIRRGMVISSPGTVNPYKKFKAKVYILTKEEGGRHTSFHNKYRPQFYLRTTDVTGEIQLADGVEMVMPGDNISMEVTLNQPIALSKNLRFAIREGGKTVGAGQVVSIIN
- a CDS encoding signal peptidase II — its product is MKKILCSISILSILIDQFIKIYVKTHFIPGSGIYIFSFFWIFFVENPGMAYGYYLLPGYSGKLYLSILRLIFIIIILSFIIIFYKKYKYNKYSNYLIFPLVLICSGSIGNFFDSALYGLLFNTGTIYNHTIHKWVSYSEISNFNNFICFNQKGGYASFMNGCVVDMFYLPIIDTYIPYNIPIIGGYKIKFFQFIFNFADILITLGIILLFFFKNKIKKIKFF